A stretch of Eleutherodactylus coqui strain aEleCoq1 chromosome 2, aEleCoq1.hap1, whole genome shotgun sequence DNA encodes these proteins:
- the LOC136612988 gene encoding probable N-acetyltransferase 16, which translates to MAEETSFPKVDFVPATAEDYEEVMSISGGIYNGVDYLPFRYHAWLKDPQRRMFLAKCEGKVVGFESFILVDDGTTAVMQGLRIAPWMRGRGLAGLIQKFCFNTLHSDHPEVKRARLTRAENPPAAMLTKYKVINSKAVMPLHLPADQLEAVLNLMESRVNDLDRSKNLTILGAEEILRFFEESKSREELLSGGLLVQGWLPLTTHKSNLNLLLRRQIVWIYSHPGDSNDSASSSRVTTSCGGTQAYLQGFLSLGTPAYPIPLAEGVHRLDIDLFGNDPSCAKVHILQQLKIAVQALPAGIGIICILHADESLRTELGQLCEGVTPFHVMKEQMIMEMEI; encoded by the exons ATGGCAGAGGAGACTTCCTTTCCAAAAGTTGATTTTGTACCTGCCACAGCTGAAGACTATGAAGAAGTGATGTCCATCTCTGGTGGGATATACAATGGAGTAGACTATCTGCCTTTCAGGTACCATGCGTGGCTGAAGGATCCACAGAGGAGAATGTTTTTAGCCAAATGTGAAGGGAAAGTG GTGGGCTTCGAGTCATTCATATTGGTTGATGATGGAAcgactgcagtgatgcaaggtcTTCGGATAGCCCCCTGGATGAGAGGGCGTGGGTTAGCTGGACTGATTCAAAAGTTTTGCTTCAATACTCTACATTCTGATCACCCAGAGGTTAAAAGAGCCCGTCTGACCCGGGCAGAGAATCCACCAGCTGCCATGTTGACGAAATACAAAGTAATCAACTCTAAG GCAGTGATGCCATTACACCTTCCCGCTGACCAGTTAGAAGCAGTGCTCAACTTAATGGAGTCTCGAGTGAATGATTTGGACAGATCCAAAAACCTAACTATTCTGGGAGCAGAGGAAATTCTCAGATTCTTTGAGGAGTCTAAGTCAAGAGAAGAGCTCCTTTCTGGTGGATTACTAGTTCAAGGCTGGCTCCCTCTTACCACTCATAAGTCCAATTTAAATCTTCTACTGAGACGACAGATTGTCTGGATTTATTCACATCCTGGGGATTCCAATGACTCGGCATCTTCTTCCAGAGTTACAACAAGCTGTGGTGGCACCCAAGCCTATCTACAAGGGTTTCTTAGTCTTGGTACCCCTGCCTATCCAATTCCCTTGGCAGAGGGAGTACACCGTCTAGACATAGATTTGTTCGGAAATGACCCATCTTGTGCTAAGGTCCACATCCTACAGCAGTTGAAGATAGCAGTACAAGCATTGCCTGCAGGGATCGGTATTATCTGTATCCTCCATGCAGATGAGAGTCTTCGGACTGAGCTTGGCCAATTGTGTGAAGGAGTAACTCCATTCCATGTCATGAAGGAACAGATGATAATGGAAATGGAGATCTAG